The genomic interval CCAGCAGACACATGGAGACCGAGGCCGACTACATTGGGCTGATGATGATGTCCAAGGCGTGCTTTGACCCGCATGCTGCCATTGGTCTGTGGGAACGAATGCTTAAGGCCGAGGGCAGCAATGCGCTCATGAGCAAGATGCAGTTCTTATCTACCCATCCGTCGTCGGAGCGACGAATCCAGAACATGATCAAGTGGCAGCCGGaggccgacgaggagcGACGCAAGGCTGGATGTGATGAACATGACCATCATTGGACCGGGTTTCAGGGGCTGTCCAAACATTACTAGACGTCGGAACAGGCCAAACGAGTCGACCTACAGCGTTGGTCTTCACCCTTGATCCTCGATTTCTTGGCTTATTGATTGAGAAGCCTTTGCTCAATCCTCTGCTCAATCCTCTGAACACCCCTGCCAGCCGTGTTTGGGCCAatttgtatatataataGATAGATGTTAGATGAATGGTCCATAATCAGCCTTGAAGCAGTCGAAGCGGTTGAAACCGAGCCATTGAAGCAGTCATAATCATCGCATAGAAGCCATAACCATCGCATAGAAGATCGAAGCCATCATAATCATCGCAATGGCACACTAGCACGTGCtcgtgctcgtactcgaTCGTACTCGTAATCGTAATCGTAATCGTAATCGTaatcgtactcgtaccggttCTATGCATAGACGCACACGGAAGATGGCATATATACGACCGGAGATAGTTTGATTGTTTCACCTGCCTCGACACCGTGAGGGATTATCATGCTGTGACCGTGGACAAAGTGGACGAAGACACGGACGAAGACACCCACAAAGACACGGACAAAAACATGACTATCGCCGGTCGAGAGGGAAGCATAAAGTGGGCTGTTCGTAGTTGAACTCTGGAGGTGTGGGCGGATCTCCTCCGCACTCCATCTATCAAGGTCACATATCTGTAGTTCTGTTACCCCTCGGTGGCAAAACCCGAGTGCTACAAGTTGCTGTCAAAGTGCAAGGTGCCAAATTATTTATCTCCACGTCTCGTCCATTTGCCGCAGTTCTGCCCGGTCCCTTGCTAGCCGACTTGTGCCTCCTTGTCCGGTCCGAACCTCGGTAAGTTGGCGATAGTCCTCTATCGAACTCTCaaagagaagaggaagacAAGACGAGAAGCAAAGTTGGCATGGTTCAAAAGTGCTTTTCCCAAGTAAGACACGCTAGCTACATTTTGTCGAACCATGGCTGGACAACTGCCTTTGCTGGCCCAAGTACTTATATACTCGTAGCTACttatgtactgtacagaaaTCATTCACTCACACAGCACCGACACTCAGCACAGCAACACGACTCGTTCACCTCAGTCCACCGGCTGTCACATTCTCCTACCGCTGTCACATtctcctacaagtagtcgtTCGCTACCGCCGCCACCGTGCATCACTCTCCCTCTGCCATTAATTAACTGCTACAATACTGAAATTAGCACCGTCACGATACAGTCCCATAAAGCACTCGGGACCAGCCCAAATCCAAATTCGGAGGCCATACAAGAGTCGCAAACGGACCGAAAAGAGGCCGAAAAGGGCATTTGAAGACTCCAACCGCCTTTATCGTCGTCAATAGTGTCCCAAACCGCTTGTCCCCCCCAAACTCGACCTCATTCACCGACTTTTCAGGCTCATTTACCGACTCAGTCTCATTTACCCCTGCCCCTCCCTACAGTGTGTACATGCATAATCATGTTCACCTCCAGAGTTTCCGAAGCAAGCACCACCAACTTTATCCGGCCGACGGCACGGTCTCACatccacttttttttcgcctTCATCGCCGCAACCGTCCACCAACTGCTGCTCATGCTCTACCAACTGCTTGGAGACGGCTACCTCAAGTCGTTTGTCGACACAGGTATCACGCTGGCCCAACAGTCGGGGCTTTCGGGTATCGTCAACGCCTTGACTTCAGAGGCCAAACTGCGGATCGATAAACGGTCCATCATCAAAAAGCTGCTAGAGGACCAGGAAAACGCCGAGTCGTACTTTGACTGGCTCAAGGCGTCCAGCGAACTCGACTATCTGCTCGGCAACCAGGAATGGAAGGAAAGAGACGAGTGTCCAGCTTACGATTACGAATACGTCCGACTCCGATTGGACGAACTGAGACACGCCCGAACCAATAACGACACCACCCGACTGCTTTACCTCGTGCGAACAACGTGGAGTAGAAACCTCGGCAACCTCGGAGACGTCAAGCTCTACCACAACTCCTTTACCGGAACCAAACGACTCATCGAAGACTACATTCTGGAATGCGAACTGGCTCTCAACGCGCTCCTGGCAGCCGGAAACGACAAGATCCCGGaccaggagctgctcacggagctgctcaacacCAGAAAGGCATTTGGACGAACTGCCCTTCTGCTGTCCGGCGGAGGATGTCTCGGTCTGCTCCACACCGGTGTTCTCCAGGCCCTCTCAGACACATCGCTCTTGCCCCACGTCATATCGGGTTCGTCGGCAGGCTCAATCATGGCCGCGGGACTGTGCATTCACAAAGACGAAGAACACGAGGCTTTCATCACCGAGCTCATGGAGCGAGACTTTGACATTTTCGAAGAGTCCGGAAACGAAGACACGGTGCTCGAACGAGTGTCTCGAATGCTCAAACATGGATCGCTACTCGACAACAGATATATGCAGGACACTATGCGAGAATTATTTGGCGACATGACCTTTCTGGAGGCCTACAACCGGACTCGCCGTATTCTCAACGTTACGGTATCGTCTGCTGGCATCTACGAAATGCCTCGTTTGCTCAACTACCTGACGGCCCCCAACGTACTCATTTGGTCGGCTGTCTGCGCCTCCTGCTCGGTGCCTCTCATTTTCAATGCCTACACTCTGCTTGAAAAGGAGCCCAAAACAGGAGCTATTCAGACCTGGAACGCTTCTTCGCTGCGGTTCATTGACGGATCCGTCTATGCCGACGTGCCCATTGCGCGTCTCTCAGAAATGTTCAATGTAAATCATTTCATTGTCTCGCAGGTAAACCCTCACGTTGCTCCTTTCCTCAAGCTCACAGAAGACAAGGCCAACCCGGACTCGGTCGACGAAATCTACACGCTCAAGCTTTGGCACAACTTCAAGACGCTGGTCACCGACGAGGTCATGCACCAGTTGCAGGTGCTGTACGAGTTTGGCATCTTCAAGAACCTGTGTTCGAAAATGGGAGGCGTACTGTCCCAGCGATACAAGGGAGACATCACAATCCTGCCCCAGGTCCATCTCTCAGAGCTCCCGGGAATTCTTACTAACCCCACTGCCGCATACATGAAGGACACCAACCGACGAGGTGCCCAGGCCACTTATCGAAAGATCTCGCTCATTCGAAACCACTGTGCCATTGAGTTGGCGCTGGATCGAGCTATCCACGAACTCAAGGCCCGTATGCTCCCCTCCAAGCTTGGATCAGGACGTACATCCCCGCAAGGTACTTTTAAGCATTCGCAGTCGTCCAACCAGATTTCTGCGCTCAaacctccttctcgtcacATGTCTGCTTCATCGGCAACCACAGCACATACGCGTCTTCGGAACCGAAAGTCGTTTTCTCATGCACGTATCAAGAGTGATGCGGCCGCTGTGTTCGACAAGGAGCCTATTCACGAGACGCCCAAGTCGTCGCCTCAGAGCTCGTATGTCAACTTGCACCGATCTGCAAGTGAGCGGTCGAGACGACCCAAGTCTGCATTCAATCTGGGCTCTCTGCCGACCTCTCCTCTTTATCATCCGCATCTGACCCACTCCATGTCTATGGGGGGAGCCAATCAGGCGCCTCTGTACAATCCTGGGCGCGGTTCTGTGTCTCAGAACACCTCCCCTGGGACCAAAATCCCCGGAAACGCTGATCCGTCGTACTTTGATGGACCCAACAATGTGCGTTTCCACTGggacagcgacgacgacgatgtgCGAGAGACggagttcctcaacaacatgtcttcGTCGTCTTCACGAAGAGTTTCTCCTGTCCAGAGTCGTCGAGCCAGTGTTGATGGACTGCGAAACTCTGTCGTATCCACCGCCACCAGTGTCACCGACGGTTCCGTGTCCAGCAGACCGTCCCGAGCGTGGGAGAGCATTTCCCAGCTGTTTGAAGGGGACGAGAACTGTTCTGACTCGTGCTAACCTGTGGCATGGCTAACGTTGATATACAATAGACAGTATCGGTATCGATATGACAATACATTTTGGGTAGATGAGCGATCGAAGATAGAACCAGCAACTACTAATACGCCTACGGTTAAGGCTTTCATGAGCATTTGCAGCTTATGATTGTTGTTACAgtattttttctttctttcttctgtttcttgtTTCTTCTCAACTAGAGTTCACTAAAGTTGCTTTTGTTAGTTGGAATTAGTTGGGGATAATATACAGTCTTATTTGATCGACTTTACCTGAGATTTGGGCGGCAAATAACTTGATGAACCCTTCCAAATGGTCTATTGAGGGATTCTATTTTCCTAATATTCTCTTATTGCATCATTACTTATTGGTAGGCTGTTTCTGGTCAATTACATAGTGCATATAAAGTTCAAGTTAGCACCTGCGGGAATCGAACCGCAGCGTGAAAAAACTACACCTCTTGATCCATCGCCAATCATCCAGATCAtctcacacacaaaaatgcTGCGAACCCGTGCCTTTTCCACGTCGGCGCGAGTGCTGAGCTACATTGGAAAGCAGCCCATTCTCGTTCCCGAGTCGGTGACGCTGCAGATCTCGCCCActgaggtggtggttgagGGTCCTCTGGGACGAGTCCAGATGTCCAAGCCGACTTTTGTCAACATTGCATCGTCCCAGGACACCATGAGCTCCGGCTCTGtgctgtctgtgtcggttAACGacgccaccaacaagacgCAGCGAGCCATGTGGGGCACCATGCGAGGcctcatcaacaaccaTGTGACTGGTGTGACTGATGGCCATGTCGCTCTTCTGACCTTGGTGGGAACTGGATACCGAGCTGGAGTCGAGAAGGACGCCCACACCGGCGCTCCCATTGTCTCCGTTCGATGCGGTTTCTCCCACCCCATCAACTTTGTCATTCCTGCTGGCATCGAGGTGACTACACCCATCCCCACTCGAATTCTCATCAAGGGCGCTGACAAACAGCAGGTCAAGCTGTTTGGAGCTTCCATTCGACTCAAGCGACCCCCGGAGCCTTACAAGGGCAAGGGAATCTACCTCGACGACGAGACCATCACCCGAAAGGCCACCAAGGTGAAATAAATGTAAATAGATTGGTTATGAAAAGATTTGACACGACACCAGTAGCATGTGGCTTCTGTTGAGGTTAGCATGAATCGCGCAACCAACAAACCTGTAGAAACAGaacctgtacttgtacagtagcgcACGCCGCTTTGGCTATACCCTCGCATGACATATCTCGAACGATACCCCGACAAGAGGCGATGACAAGGATACCAACTCGTCTGAATGAGTATCTGAGTCTGACAGTCCGATAAGATACCGAAGCAGTTCTCGTACTACAGGCTAATGTATATATCATATCCAACAAACGGCTCGCTCTAGAGACTCTCATTATTGATATTATCCCAAAATGGATCCATAGGCCGCTACATTCACGTCTACAACTCAAGCAGGCTAGTCATTCTATGTACATAAGCTGAATGTCGACAGTAGCGTCGCATTCTAGGATTCGTCAACATGACAAGGTCTAGTTAACAAGatgttcctcctcatcaatGATGAGGGGATCAATGAGTGAGTCGGCCAGGTTGACGACTCGTCCGTCTGGGAAGGTCAGAGACCACTCGAGCACTCGGAACTTTTCTCGGCCGGAGGCTCGTCGCGAGTTGAAATGCATGatggcctcggccttgtTTCCCTTGACGGGGAAGGAGAAGTCCACCTTTCCAACAAGAGGACGAATGGTTCCCGACACCCAGGTGTAGGCACTGGCGAATCGGATACCCGAGCCCAGCTCCTCGTTGGCCAGGGGCGACTTTCGGAGCGTGTACATGCAAGATGAGACCTGCGAAGACGACATCTTCTCGTagttgaaggagaaggccagAGACACGGTCATGATgaccacaaacagaccaaATCCGGCCCATCGGCGCATCTTGTGGCTGGTAATGTTAGGCAGCTCCGTGTCCACGGTGACAGGTGCATTGGGCACCTTTTCGGGCGTGAACGGCTCAAAGGTGTGGCCCTCGTAACGTCGCAGGTTTCGGTCTTCGGGCAGCAGCTTttcgtcgtccttcttggcgtcgGTCGACTGCTGGTGGAGCCACAGACGGCTGGTTGTGGACAGGGGTCGGGCGACCGAGAGAGGTCGCAGCAACGAAGGCAGAGCTCGTTGGGGACGCAGTAGTCGAAGCAttgtgtgagtgtgtgcGAGGTGTGTGGTGGACTGCTCTGATATTGTAAGACGTACGGTATATTTGCTTTTATAGTTTGTATGGGTGTGGGTAGAAGGAGCTCTCCAAAGACCACCAGTAGCAGGTGTTTGGGAGCAAGTTGCACCGGAAAGAACTAACAGAGAGATTTGCACTGTAGATGTGGGTTGGTTTATGGGCAATTGGGGGGAAAAAGACCCCTATCGATGGTCATACTGTCCGCTTAAGATTACTTTCACCTCAGATTAACTTACTTAACAAACAGACTCAGCGTTACTTGAGAAATAGCTACAATTGTATCGAGGAAACAGATGACTTCAAACCAGCACCAAAAAGTGTGGgattgaaaaaaatgacacCGGCAATCAACTTGCAGAGTCCACCATGGTATTTCAGCTCTTTCTCAGCCGTTGTCATTACCCCCCCTCGGTTCCTAAGTAAACGCAGGTTGGTCCTCCCACCTAGCTTCAAAGTTACCCTACCGTGAAATTTCCCAAGATTTTGACATTGCAGAACCACCACCCAGATCTgatcacacacacaaaaatgtTGCCTCGACTCCGTCTCATGGCAGAGGCCACTCCCGTGCGCGTGTTCAGCCGCGGCGTGGCCCAGCTCATCTCGCCCAACGCCAACGTCCCCGCCGCCGAGGCTCCCGCTCGAAACAACTCGCCTGCGGCCGCCTACGCCCGAAAGCAGCTGGTGTCTCGAACCGGAGCTCTGGCGTTCAAGCGAGGCATGATCTCGTGGTACGACGAGAACGGCGTGCACATGCCCGCCACGGTGCTGGAGATTGATCTGTGCCAGGTGGTGGGCcacaagaccgaggagaagcacGGATACAACGCCGTCCAGGTCGGAATgggacacagaaacaaggCGCTGCAGAAGATGAACAAGAGCAAACTCGGCCAGTTTTCGGCCGCCACCGTCAACCCCAAGCAGGCGGTTGCCGAGTTTCGAATCCGCGGCAAGGACGGCCTTCTtcccatcaccaccgagaTCACTGCCTCGCACTTCAAGGTCGGCCAGTACGTCGATGTCCAGGCCACCTCCAAGGGTAAGGGATTCTCCGGAGTCATGAAGCGACACGGCTTCTCCGGTCTGCCCGCTTCCCATGGTGTTTCGCTCAAGCATCGATCCGGAGGAACTACCGGTCAAAACACCGATCCTGGACGAGTGTTCCCCGGACGAAAAATGGCCGGAAACATGGGTAACGAGACCGTCACCCTCAAGAACCAAAAGGTGCTATCCGTTGACGAGGACACCGGAATTGTCATTGTCAAGGGCATGGTCCCCGGCTCCAAGGGCAAGATTGTCAAGCTCAGCGACGCCCGAAACATGTACGGCGTGGCCGCCCATGATGTCAAGTCCAGACTCGGTCCTCTGGTCCCTGAATAAATGTATATAGATCGCATAGTGCAATAACCGCGGAAGCGGATAACAGAGAATCGACGGGGTAGATAGATGGCTTGTAGAACCGCATAAGGTCGTGGACAACAGCCCTCTCCAGGCGAATCgttgctacaagtagttgtacatacaagatactattacaagtacaagtatacgGGCAcaaatactcgtactaGTATCGTACGATGGTACACAGATATTTTCAACAATATATTTACTGAATGATATGGATGGTCTCACTTACAATTTTGCTCGGATCTTTGGCTCCGCTCATGATCTACAAATCCTCGTCCATATCGGCGGGCTTGACCAAACCGCCAATCTTGagagccttctccttgttctgTCGCTCGGCCTCGACCCGATCCcgctccttgtcctcggCGTACAAATGCTCCGTGTTGCCTCCGCCATACTCCTTGATCTGCACCAGGAAGTCTCGCAGATTGAGCTTGAACCGGGGGAAGTCCTTGTGTAATGCAAACAGACCCTCAATGAAGTTGGACACCTGGCCCTCGGTCAGATGAGGGAAggcctccagcagcatgtGGCCCATGTACTGCCGCAGATAGACAGAGTTGGACGTGCCATCGGGCACCTGGCCGGGCTGGTACAGAGGCACCGAGATGGCGTTGGACTCGACCAGATCAATCTGCTTGGCCAGCACCTGGCACTGCTGCTTGAAGCCGGCCTTGTGGTCCGTGTCTGTGAGCACATGGAACATACCCTGCAGAATGTTGAAAAAGTAGTTCTGGTAGAACTTTGCGGCAAACTCAGGTGTGGCCTTCTCGGACACGTtttgcagcagctcgtaTGTCAGAGCCAGACCTGCAGACTCCACCTCTCGGTGATCGTGTTTGGAAGCCCACAGACACGCGTCCACCACGAGAGAAAAGCCCTCGTCGGGAAGAGTAACAATGGCAGCAAACGAGTACAGGTTGATGGCTCGCAGCAGCTCAAAAAAGCCAACTCGGTGCTCGGGGTAGTCGGTGAAGTTGGTGTTGATCATGTTGAGAGTGCACTCAAACACATTCTGCAGAATCATGACAACTCCGTCGGGAATCTGGCCGCCCACGCGGGTCACGACCGTGTTCATGCAGTTGAGCACCTCGGCGTCTCGAGCGTCAGGCACGTTGGAGCTGTAGTCCTCCAGGACGGCCTGGAAGAGAGGAGGCGCCAGGTTCTGCGACACATCCTCGAGGTTGTCGGCGGTGGAGACGTAGGTCTGGATCAGCTTCAGCgactccttcttgatggttCGCAGACCTCGAACCTTGGGGGTTCGGGTAGCAATCTGGCCCTGCGAAGCCACTGCCTCGGAAATGGTGCTGGACACGGCCCGGTACAGGTGCAGCATGTCCATGTAGATGAGCTTCAGCTGGGGCTGGAAGCCGGCGCCGAGAGCGGTGCAGGTGGCCACATTGGTTTTCATCACGTTGGAGAAAGTCTTGACGGGCTCAGGGTTGGACAGAATGTCAGGGTCGTTTCGAGCCTGGTTCATGAGCTGCTCCCAGGCCTGATTGGGGAGTCGCATGAGCTCAGAAAGCAGCCGTTCTCGAATGGCTCGGGCGTTCTGGGCGGAAATGATATGGCCACAGGCCTCGTAGAACGTGTGGACCTGCGAGGGCTGCAGCGCCTCGGTGATCTCGCCCAGATCTCGAACGATCTCATCGATGAAAGGCTCTGTCTCGTTGGGCTGCTGGGCCACAAAGTGCCGCTTGCACTTTTGCGCAATCTTGATAAAGGTGTCACAGGCCATATCCTGGACACCCTCGTGGGTCTCCTTCATGAactcaaacagcttcttgacGACCGTTTTGAGGAACTTCCAGTGCGCCTTGAGGAATCGGGGGTACTGGCCGACAATGTACATGATGTCTGAGGCGACCACAGCCTTGTTGTCCTTGCCACGCATCTGGTCCGTcagcgacagcagcttcttgaccacGGACACGAGGAAccgcttctccagctcctcgttcATGGCACCCGAAATGGAACCAATGGCCCAACAGAGGGTGTTGAGATTGTTCCAAGACCACTCAGAGCCGTCCAGCTGTCGGGCCAGTTTGTCGGACATGATTCGCTCGGTGTCAGACACGTCCAGGTGGGTCAAGTAGACCAGCACCTCCCGCATGCTCTTGTACAGAATGATGGTGTCGGACTCTCGGAAGAACTCTCGCACGATTTCTCCCTCGTCGTTCTCCACAATGAGCACCTCTTCGGGACGGGCCATATTCTCAATCATCACCAGACGCAGCTGCGACAGAACGGGGCCATACATGTGCTTTCGAAGGTTGTAGTTTTGCAGCACCTCGGGGGCAATGGCACCCTGGGCGTTCAGGTTCTGGCCAAAGGGGTTCTGAGCAAACACAGAGTTGAGGTCGTTGAGAGGCAGACTCTGGATCTCCTCGTAGAGCTGGGAGACGAGACGTCCCCAGTAGTCCAGGCACACCTTGAACAGCTCTCgctcctcaatcttggaGATTTTGATGAGGTACATGTGCGCGTTGATGAGCAGGTCCTGGCTCTCCTGTCGCTCCACAAGGTCCAGGTGGTGTGTCAGAAACGAGGTGAGGAAGATACCCAGGTTCTGAATGTACTCCTGGTCGGATGTGCTGGCCTCGGCGTAGACGGCCTTGAAGTCCGTCTGCAGGGGGATGACCCGGTTGATGATGCCGAGGGCGCCGGTGATCATGGCGAAGTACTGCTGGTCGTAGTCCTTGGTGGACAGAGACGAGATCTCGGTGAGACACTTGAGAGTCAAGTCTCGGAACTCCTCAGGCTCTAGAAACTTGTTGaccaacagctccagcacgGGGGTCTTGAAGATGAAATCCAGAGGGATCCAGCCGAGGTATCGAAGCAGGGAGTGCAGGGTGGCCTGGATCAGCGAAGGTCGAtcagccttctccagcaccttgagaCACAGCTCGAAGATTTTGGAGAACTCGGAGACCATCTGGGACTTGAGGGTGTTGGTCTTGGCCTGGGTCATGGTTTCCTGGGAGAAGTCAAAGACCTCCTCCGACAGGTATCGCAGGATGAGCATGTTGTTTTCGCAGATGTTGGCGGACATTTGCGACGATtcgacaatctcgtcgaTGAAGTTGGGCCACTCCTGGGGCCAGTCCTGTTTAAGGATCTGCACAATGGTGAGGTcgtacttcttgatgagGGCCCGCTGGCTCTTGAAGGTGGCGTCGTCGTTGGAGAGGCCGACTGCGAGCGCCACGAGGAAGTTTCGAATGCCCAGTCGCTGTTCTTGGGGCAGCAGCTTCCATCGGGTTTTGATCATGTTGTCGAGGATGGACAGGGCGAtatctgggttagtatggGAATCATTTAGATCGCGAGGTGAAGCAAAGCGGGCAATGGCTAGGACGTGGCAGCGATTGCACTGGCAGCGATTGCATTGGCAGCGATGGCGCTGGTAGCGACATCACCTTCTGT from Yarrowia lipolytica chromosome 1F, complete sequence carries:
- a CDS encoding uncharacterized protein (Compare to YALI0F10010g, weakly similar to uniprot|P36165 Saccharomyces cerevisiae YKR089c and DEHA0E06127g Debaryomyces hansenii, similar to Saccharomyces cerevisiae TGL4 (YKR089C) and TGL5 (YOR081C); ancestral locus Anc_5.690) → MFTSRVSEASTTNFIRPTARSHIHFFFAFIAATVHQLLLMLYQLLGDGYLKSFVDTGITLAQQSGLSGIVNALTSEAKLRIDKRSIIKKLLEDQENAESYFDWLKASSELDYLLGNQEWKERDECPAYDYEYVRLRLDELRHARTNNDTTRLLYLVRTTWSRNLGNLGDVKLYHNSFTGTKRLIEDYILECELALNALLAAGNDKIPDQELLTELLNTRKAFGRTALLLSGGGCLGLLHTGVLQALSDTSLLPHVISGSSAGSIMAAGLCIHKDEEHEAFITELMERDFDIFEESGNEDTVLERVSRMLKHGSLLDNRYMQDTMRELFGDMTFLEAYNRTRRILNVTVSSAGIYEMPRLLNYLTAPNVLIWSAVCASCSVPLIFNAYTLLEKEPKTGAIQTWNASSLRFIDGSVYADVPIARLSEMFNVNHFIVSQVNPHVAPFLKLTEDKANPDSVDEIYTLKLWHNFKTLVTDEVMHQLQVLYEFGIFKNLCSKMGGVLSQRYKGDITILPQVHLSELPGILTNPTAAYMKDTNRRGAQATYRKISLIRNHCAIELALDRAIHELKARMLPSKLGSGRTSPQGTFKHSQSSNQISALKPPSRHMSASSATTAHTRLRNRKSFSHARIKSDAAAVFDKEPIHETPKSSPQSSYVNLHRSASERSRRPKSAFNLGSLPTSPLYHPHLTHSMSMGGANQAPLYNPGRGSVSQNTSPGTKIPGNADPSYFDGPNNVRFHWDSDDDDVRETEFLNNMSSSSSRRVSPVQSRRASVDGLRNSVVSTATSVTDGSVSSRPSRAWESISQLFEGDENCSDSC
- a CDS encoding mitochondrial 54S ribosomal protein uL6m (Compare to YALI0F10032g, similar to Saccharomyces cerevisiae MRPL6 (YHR147C); ancestral locus Anc_5.109, weakly similar to uniprot|P32904 Saccharomyces cerevisiae YHR147c MRPL6 ribosomal protein of the large subunit mitochondrial and DEHA0B02739g Debaryomyces hansenii), translating into MLRTRAFSTSARVLSYIGKQPILVPESVTLQISPTEVVVEGPLGRVQMSKPTFVNIASSQDTMSSGSVLSVSVNDATNKTQRAMWGTMRGLINNHVTGVTDGHVALLTLVGTGYRAGVEKDAHTGAPIVSVRCGFSHPINFVIPAGIEVTTPIPTRILIKGADKQQVKLFGASIRLKRPPEPYKGKGIYLDDETITRKATKVK
- a CDS encoding uncharacterized protein (Compare to YALI0F10054g, similar to Saccharomyces cerevisiae YIL157C; ancestral locus Anc_5.715, weakly similar to DEHA0B02739g Debaryomyces hansenii), which produces MLRLLRPQRALPSLLRPLSVARPLSTTSRLWLHQQSTDAKKDDEKLLPEDRNLRRYEGHTFEPFTPEKVPNAPVTVDTELPNITSHKMRRWAGFGLFVVIMTVSLAFSFNYEKMSSSQVSSCMYTLRKSPLANEELGSGIRFASAYTWVSGTIRPLVGKVDFSFPVKGNKAEAIMHFNSRRASGREKFRVLEWSLTFPDGRVVNLADSLIDPLIIDEEEHLVN
- a CDS encoding mitochondrial 54S ribosomal protein uL3m (Compare to YALI0F10076g, similar to uniprot|P31334 Saccharomyces cerevisiae YGR220c MRPL9 ribosomal protein of the large subunit mitochondrial, similar to Saccharomyces cerevisiae MRPL9 (YGR220C); ancestral locus Anc_5.110) — protein: MLPRLRLMAEATPVRVFSRGVAQLISPNANVPAAEAPARNNSPAAAYARKQLVSRTGALAFKRGMISWYDENGVHMPATVLEIDLCQVVGHKTEEKHGYNAVQVGMGHRNKALQKMNKSKLGQFSAATVNPKQAVAEFRIRGKDGLLPITTEITASHFKVGQYVDVQATSKGKGFSGVMKRHGFSGLPASHGVSLKHRSGGTTGQNTDPGRVFPGRKMAGNMGNETVTLKNQKVLSVDEDTGIVIVKGMVPGSKGKIVKLSDARNMYGVAAHDVKSRLGPLVPE
- a CDS encoding uncharacterized protein (Compare to YALI0F10098g, similar to Saccharomyces cerevisiae CRM1 (YGR218W); ancestral locus Anc_5.111, similar to uniprot|P30822 Saccharomyces cerevisiae YGR218w CRM1 nuclear export factor exportin): MEGILVFEGDFDVALFDNVVKAFYRGTNATERKQAEQVLNQFKAHNDAWLKADQILEKSTESESKYIALSILDNMIKTRWKLLPQEQRLGIRNFLVALAVGLSNDDATFKSQRALIKKYDLTIVQILKQDWPQEWPNFIDEIVESSQMSANICENNMLILRYLSEEVFDFSQETMTQAKTNTLKSQMVSEFSKIFELCLKVLEKADRPSLIQATLHSLLRYLGWIPLDFIFKTPVLELLVNKFLEPEEFRDLTLKCLTEISSLSTKDYDQQYFAMITGALGIINRVIPLQTDFKAVYAEASTSDQEYIQNLGIFLTSFLTHHLDLVERQESQDLLINAHMYLIKISKIEERELFKVCLDYWGRLVSQLYEEIQSLPLNDLNSVFAQNPFGQNLNAQGAIAPEVLQNYNLRKHMYGPVLSQLRLVMIENMARPEEVLIVENDEGEIVREFFRESDTIILYKSMREVLVYLTHLDVSDTERIMSDKLARQLDGSEWSWNNLNTLCWAIGSISGAMNEELEKRFLVSVVKKLLSLTDQMRGKDNKAVVASDIMYIVGQYPRFLKAHWKFLKTVVKKLFEFMKETHEGVQDMACDTFIKIAQKCKRHFVAQQPNETEPFIDEIVRDLGEITEALQPSQVHTFYEACGHIISAQNARAIRERLLSELMRLPNQAWEQLMNQARNDPDILSNPEPVKTFSNVMKTNVATCTALGAGFQPQLKLIYMDMLHLYRAVSSTISEAVASQGQIATRTPKVRGLRTIKKESLKLIQTYVSTADNLEDVSQNLAPPLFQAVLEDYSSNVPDARDAEVLNCMNTVVTRVGGQIPDGVVMILQNVFECTLNMINTNFTDYPEHRVGFFELLRAINLYSFAAIVTLPDEGFSLVVDACLWASKHDHREVESAGLALTYELLQNVSEKATPEFAAKFYQNYFFNILQGMFHVLTDTDHKAGFKQQCQVLAKQIDLVESNAISVPLYQPGQVPDGTSNSVYLRQYMGHMLLEAFPHLTEGQVSNFIEGLFALHKDFPRFKLNLRDFLVQIKEYGGGNTEHLYAEDKERDRVEAERQNKEKALKIGGLVKPADMDEDL